Proteins from one Chitinophaga oryzae genomic window:
- the purE gene encoding 5-(carboxyamino)imidazole ribonucleotide mutase — protein sequence MKQVEVGIIMGSSSDAPIMRQAIEVLKKFDIGYEFNVVSAHRSPQKMFEYAASAEERGLKIIIAGAGGAAHLPGMVAAITTLPVIGVPIKSTNSLDGWDSLLSIVQMPGDVPVATVGVNSARNAGLLAVQILGTNNSTIRQMLAALKKENYDKVDKQNETLDQIG from the coding sequence ATGAAACAGGTAGAGGTAGGCATTATCATGGGCAGTAGCTCCGATGCACCTATTATGCGTCAGGCGATAGAGGTTCTGAAGAAGTTTGACATAGGTTACGAGTTTAATGTCGTATCGGCACACCGCAGCCCTCAAAAAATGTTTGAATACGCTGCTAGTGCAGAAGAACGTGGTTTGAAGATCATCATCGCAGGCGCAGGCGGCGCAGCACATCTTCCGGGTATGGTAGCTGCTATTACAACTTTACCGGTAATTGGTGTACCTATTAAGTCTACAAACTCTCTCGATGGCTGGGATTCGCTTTTATCTATAGTGCAGATGCCGGGAGACGTACCCGTAGCCACAGTAGGCGTTAATAGTGCCCGCAACGCCGGGCTGCTGGCTGTACAGATTTTAGGCACAAACAACAGCACCATCCGGCAAATGCTTGCAGCATTAAAAAAAGAAAATTATGACAAGGTTGACAAGCAAAACGAAACATTAGATCAAATCGGATAG
- a CDS encoding carbonic anhydrase family protein — protein sequence MYKHSKESQSTLTPETALQYLKEGNLRFVNNLRANRDLLSQVNATRDGQYPFATVLSCMDSRTSVELIFDQGLGDIFSIRIAGNVLNQDILGSMEFGTQLAGSKIIVILGHTQCGAIKGACDAVHLGNLTQLLDKIKPAIDSETATPAENRTGKNTEFVTNVTENNVRHVMKQLKAESPIIAALADSGAIKIIGGIYHLETGKVTFFEE from the coding sequence ATGTACAAGCACTCCAAGGAATCACAAAGTACCCTTACACCGGAAACGGCGCTTCAGTATCTGAAAGAAGGCAACTTACGATTTGTTAACAATCTGAGAGCTAACCGGGATTTGTTGAGCCAGGTAAATGCCACAAGAGACGGGCAATATCCATTTGCGACCGTACTAAGTTGCATGGATTCACGCACTTCTGTGGAACTCATCTTTGACCAGGGATTAGGAGATATATTCAGTATACGCATCGCTGGCAATGTCCTCAATCAGGACATCCTTGGCAGCATGGAATTCGGCACACAACTGGCCGGATCAAAAATAATCGTGATCCTGGGGCATACACAATGCGGCGCTATAAAAGGCGCCTGCGATGCCGTACATCTCGGTAACCTCACGCAATTATTAGACAAGATAAAGCCGGCTATTGACAGTGAAACAGCTACTCCTGCTGAAAACAGGACCGGGAAGAATACTGAATTTGTGACGAATGTAACTGAAAATAACGTGCGTCATGTAATGAAACAATTAAAAGCAGAAAGTCCCATTATAGCAGCACTGGCAGATAGCGGAGCAATAAAGATAATAGGTGGTATCTATCACCTCGAAACCGGGAAAGTGACTTTCTTTGAAGAGTAA
- a CDS encoding 5-(carboxyamino)imidazole ribonucleotide synthase, giving the protein MLENLKIGILGGGQLGAMIMRHAIDFGLSVSIMDNDAHAPCSRYTSSFFCGDPASFEAVLEFGKDLDVITIEKEAVNINALRQLEKQGVRIFPTPDTIEIIQDKFTQKQFLLSHNIPVAPGEVIQGKNDLYQYESKLPLCLKKRRDGYDGYGVMVLKTREDIAAAFDAPCVVEELVDIKHEISVIVARNEHGAVACYDPVMMVFSEEKFILDYQIAPAQLDEEILKEATNLAKGIADAIQLVGILAVEMFVTKDHKILVNELAPRPHNSGHHTIEASTTSQYEQLLRAVLGLPLGATALHLPSLMMNVLENASLNTDRQGKLQRLLDIPGAHLHWYGKEGKRPGRKVGHVTITGNTIENVIAKAESIRKILN; this is encoded by the coding sequence ATGCTTGAAAATTTGAAAATAGGAATTTTAGGAGGCGGCCAGCTGGGTGCCATGATCATGCGGCACGCGATCGATTTTGGTCTTAGTGTTTCGATTATGGACAATGACGCCCATGCACCTTGTTCACGTTATACTTCTTCTTTTTTTTGCGGCGATCCTGCTTCTTTTGAAGCTGTTTTGGAGTTTGGTAAGGACCTTGATGTTATTACGATAGAAAAGGAAGCTGTAAATATCAACGCTTTACGCCAGCTTGAAAAGCAGGGAGTAAGGATTTTTCCGACGCCTGACACCATTGAAATAATACAGGATAAATTTACGCAGAAACAGTTTCTGCTGTCACATAATATACCTGTGGCACCCGGCGAGGTCATCCAGGGCAAAAATGATCTGTACCAATATGAAAGTAAACTGCCACTCTGCCTTAAAAAACGCCGTGACGGCTACGATGGCTATGGCGTGATGGTTTTGAAGACCAGGGAAGACATTGCAGCAGCCTTTGATGCGCCCTGTGTAGTGGAGGAATTAGTTGACATTAAACACGAGATTTCTGTCATAGTAGCAAGAAATGAGCATGGCGCCGTAGCGTGCTATGACCCCGTGATGATGGTGTTTTCAGAAGAAAAGTTTATACTTGACTACCAGATAGCACCCGCTCAGTTAGACGAAGAGATATTAAAAGAAGCTACAAATCTCGCTAAGGGAATAGCAGATGCGATCCAGCTGGTTGGTATTCTCGCTGTGGAAATGTTTGTCACCAAAGATCATAAAATTTTGGTGAACGAACTGGCTCCAAGGCCGCACAACAGCGGTCACCATACGATAGAAGCCAGTACCACATCGCAATATGAACAATTGCTCCGGGCCGTACTTGGATTGCCGCTGGGCGCTACGGCGCTTCATCTCCCGTCCTTAATGATGAACGTCCTGGAGAACGCTTCCTTAAATACCGACAGACAGGGAAAGTTGCAGCGTCTTTTGGACATACCGGGCGCCCATCTTCACTGGTATGGCAAAGAGGGGAAAAGACCAGGCAGGAAAGTGGGGCATGTAACTATCACAGGTAACACCATCGAAAACGTCATTGCGAAAGCAGAATCCATCCGAAAAATTTTAAATTAA
- a CDS encoding Crp/Fnr family transcriptional regulator, with the protein MYEQLVKYITDRVPLGEAELQQVLSCFNLLQVKKNELVGRTGEPSRRMFFVNKGCLRVYYIKPDGREATRRFAFENSFSSSLTSFIEGTLLKEDTQAVEPSELLYIHREDFYALVDTVPRWGIFYRGFLEHAYLTNTKRLEDFITLNPRERYQLLLKENPQMVLRLPNKLVANYLNITQEALSRIKSGA; encoded by the coding sequence ATGTATGAACAGTTGGTTAAATACATCACTGACAGGGTTCCGTTAGGTGAAGCCGAATTACAGCAGGTGCTTTCCTGTTTTAATCTCTTACAGGTAAAAAAGAATGAACTGGTAGGCAGGACGGGAGAACCGTCCAGGCGAATGTTTTTCGTCAACAAGGGATGTTTGCGCGTGTATTACATCAAACCCGACGGAAGAGAAGCCACACGCAGGTTTGCTTTCGAAAATTCCTTTTCCTCTTCGCTGACCTCTTTTATTGAAGGCACACTTCTCAAGGAAGATACGCAGGCGGTAGAGCCATCGGAATTACTGTACATCCACCGTGAAGATTTTTATGCCCTGGTGGATACGGTCCCCCGTTGGGGAATATTTTACCGTGGTTTCCTGGAACATGCTTATTTAACCAACACAAAGAGACTGGAAGATTTTATCACCCTGAACCCACGCGAGCGTTATCAGCTGCTGCTGAAAGAAAACCCGCAAATGGTGCTGCGCTTACCGAATAAGCTGGTGGCCAACTACCTCAATATTACCCAGGAGGCGCTCAGCCGGATAAAATCCGGGGCGTGA
- a CDS encoding amidohydrolase family protein translates to MRIITLEEHIVLPEFAHEIQQWPLPEQALDKLADISGNRLKSMDDNGIDVQVLSVVGRGAESLPPGKDLKFAVRYNDLLATKTAAHPARFKAFAHLPMSSPELAANELERVKAEHRFCGALINGLTNGKFPDYPEFRPLLQKAEQLQMPLYLHPGLPPESVAGAYYSDLPGAMGTMLACGGWGWHSETALQVLRLIITGTLDRYPRLKIIIGHMGEMIPMMMSRLDEKFPVGSTGFHQRPVSQTLRDQVHITTSGIFTLPPLMAALGTFGIDNVMFSVDYPFSTNEAGKQLLNSIPLPAEEVAKIAGGNAERLLGL, encoded by the coding sequence ATGCGTATTATAACATTAGAAGAACACATTGTCTTGCCGGAGTTTGCCCATGAGATACAGCAATGGCCTTTGCCCGAGCAGGCATTGGATAAACTTGCCGACATCAGCGGCAACCGGTTAAAATCAATGGATGATAACGGTATCGATGTACAGGTATTGTCTGTAGTGGGAAGAGGCGCTGAAAGCCTGCCACCGGGGAAAGACCTCAAGTTCGCCGTCAGGTACAACGATCTCCTTGCCACAAAGACGGCCGCGCATCCTGCACGGTTTAAAGCGTTCGCACATTTGCCGATGTCCTCCCCTGAACTGGCAGCAAACGAGCTGGAGAGAGTGAAAGCAGAACATCGATTCTGCGGGGCGCTGATCAACGGGCTTACCAACGGTAAATTCCCGGACTATCCTGAATTCAGGCCATTGCTGCAGAAAGCCGAACAACTACAAATGCCGCTTTACCTGCATCCCGGCCTGCCGCCGGAAAGCGTGGCCGGCGCTTATTACAGCGACCTGCCGGGCGCCATGGGGACAATGCTGGCCTGCGGCGGCTGGGGCTGGCATTCGGAAACAGCCTTGCAGGTGTTACGTTTAATTATCACCGGAACACTGGACCGTTACCCCCGGTTGAAGATCATCATTGGGCATATGGGAGAAATGATCCCCATGATGATGTCCCGGCTGGACGAAAAATTCCCTGTCGGCAGCACCGGCTTTCATCAACGCCCCGTCAGCCAGACACTGCGGGACCAGGTACATATCACTACCAGCGGAATTTTTACGTTACCTCCGCTCATGGCTGCGCTGGGCACTTTTGGTATCGATAATGTGATGTTCTCTGTTGATTATCCTTTCAGTACAAACGAAGCCGGGAAACAACTACTGAACAGCATTCCGCTCCCGGCGGAAGAAGTAGCGAAGATAGCAGGGGGAAATGCGGAAAGGTTACTGGGTTTGTAA